The following are encoded together in the Synchiropus splendidus isolate RoL2022-P1 chromosome 7, RoL_Sspl_1.0, whole genome shotgun sequence genome:
- the golph3a gene encoding Golgi phosphoprotein 3 — protein MTSLTQRSSGLVQRRADASRADKQRACDREEDEPRREEEQDADDAGDSKETRLTLMEEVLLLGLKDREGYTSFWNDCISSGLRGCMLIELGLRGRLQLEACGMRRKGLLARKVICKSDSPTGDVLLDEALKHIKNTQPPETVQSWIELLSGETWNPLKLQYQLRNVRERLAKNLVEKGVLTTEKQNFLLFDMTTHPLTNNNIKQRLIKKVQDGVLDKWVNDPGRMDKRLLALIFLAHSSDVLENAFAPLLDDQYDLAMKRVRQLLDLEPEEESLKGGANELLWAVVAAFTK, from the exons ATGACGTCTCTGACTCAGCGGAGCTCGGGCCTAGTCCAGCGGCGCGCCGACGCCTCCCGCGCCGACAAGCAACGAGCCTGCGACCGGGAGGAGGACGAGCCCCGGCGTGAAGAGGAGCAGGACGCCGACGATGCCGGAGACTCGAAGGAAACGCGACTgactctgatggaggaggttcTGCTGTTGGGGCTGAAGGACCGAGAG GGCTACACTTCCTTCTGGAATGACTGCATTTCCTCCGGGCTGCGAGGATGTATGCTGATCGAGCTGGGTCTGCGGGGCCGCCTCCAGCTGGAGGCCTGTggcatgaggaggaaaggcCTGCTGGCCAGGAAG GTGATCTGTAAGTCGGACAGTCCCACGGGTGACGTGCTGCTGGATGAAGCCCTCAAGCATATCAAGAACACCCAACCACCAGAGACGGTGCAGAGCTGGATTGAGCTGCTGAGCG GGGAGACCTGGAACCCTCTGAAGCTGCAGTACCAGCTGCGCAACGTTCGGGAGCGACTGGCCAAAAACCTGGTGGAGAAAGGCGTCCTGACCACGGAGAAGCAGAACTTCCTGCTCTTCGACATGACCACGCACCCGCtgaccaacaacaacatcaagcaGCGGCTCATCAAGAAGGTGCAGGACGGCGTGCTGGACAAGTGGGTCAACGACCCGGGCCGCATGGACAAACGGCTGCTGGCGCTCATCTTCCTGGCCCACTCCTCCGACGTGCTGGAGAACGCCTTCGCGCCGCTGCTGGACGACCAGTACGACCTGGCCATGAAGAGAGTCAGGCAGCTGCTGGATCTGGAGCCCGAGGAGGAGAGCCTGAAGGGCGGCGCCAACGAGCTGCTGTGGGCCGTGGTGGCAGCCTTCACCAAATAA